One window from the genome of Elaeis guineensis isolate ETL-2024a chromosome 5, EG11, whole genome shotgun sequence encodes:
- the LOC105045206 gene encoding probable E3 ubiquitin-protein ligase BAH1-like 1: protein MKFCKRYEEYMQGRREKELPRVGLKKLKKILKRCRKDCQSQNQHGEEEGEGPHGGNRCPDHCPVCDGTFFPSLLKEMSAVVGCFNERAQKLLEFHLASGFRKYFMWFGSKSHRNHGALIQEGKDLVTYAIINSIAMRKILKKYDKIHYSKQGQAFRSQAQRMHIEILQSPWLCELMAFYINLRESKANNRAVMGLFEDCSLSFDDDKPTLSCDLFDSMKVDIDLTCSICLDTVFDPVSLSCGHIFCYMCCCSAGSVTIVDGLKSVNPKAKCPLCRQAGVYAGAVHLDELNILLSRSCPDYWEERLRAERVERVRQTKEHWQSQCRAFMGI, encoded by the exons ATGAAGTTCTGCAAGAGGTACGAGGAGTACATGCAGGGGAGGAGGGAGAAGGAGCTCCCCCGGGTCGGATTGAAGAAGCTCAAGAAGATCTTGAAGCGGTGCCGGAAGGATTGCCAATCACAGAACCAGCAcggagaggaggaaggagaaggcCCGCACGGGGGCAACAGATGCCCTGATCATTGCCCAG TGTGTGATGGCACTTTCTTTCCCTCCCTTCTCAAGGAGATGTCAGCTGTTGTTGGCTGCTTCAATGAACGAGCTCAGAAGTTGCTTGAATTTCATTTAGCTTCAGGATTTAGGAAGTACTTTATGTGGTTTGGAAGCAAGTCTCACCGAAATCATGGAGCTCTGATCCAAGAAGGAAAAGACCTGGTCACATATGCTATTATAAACTCCATTGCAatgagaaaaattttaaagaaatacgACAAG ATTCATTACTCAAAGCAAGGTCAAGCATTCAGATCGCAGGCCCAGAGAATGCATATTGAGATCCTGCAGTCTCCATGGCTATGTGAGCTAATGGCCTTCTACATCAACTTGAGGGAAAGCAAGGCCAACAATAGGGCTGTCATGGGGCTATTTGAAGACTGCTCGCTCTCATTTGATGATGACAAGCCGACACTCTCTTGTGACCTGTTTGATTCTATGAAGGTTGACATTGATTTGACATGTTCCATATGTTTG GACACTGTATTTGATCCTGTTTCTCTCAGTTGTGGCCACATATTCTGTTATATGTGTTGCTGTTCTGCTGGATCCGTAACGATAGTGGATGGGCTAAAGTCTGTAAATCCTAAAGCAAAATGTCCTTTATGTCGACAG GCAGGAGTATATGCAGGTGCTGTACACTTAGATGAGCTAAACATCTTGCTAAGCAGAAG CTGCCCTGACTACTGGGAGGAGCGACTTCGGGCTGAAAGAGTTGAGCGTGTTCGCCAGACCAAAGAACACTGGCAATCCCAGTGCCGAGCATTCATGGGGATCTGA